From a region of the Methanolobus tindarius DSM 2278 genome:
- a CDS encoding 4Fe-4S binding protein yields MLKITPYLGILVIIVSIAGLWFPLLGYFLLLVFATLLITSISRGRWFCGNLCPRGSFNDFWVGKITQGKKIPKILRSYWVRIPIFMLMMGFMAYRLLNTHGLINQIGMVFVIMCLVTTSIALVAGTTFSPRTWCTFCPMGTVQNLIGGKKYQLQTDESKCINCNKCEKVCPMQLDVHTNGPKPDCIKCGRCITACPTKALSFKA; encoded by the coding sequence GTGCTGAAAATTACTCCATATCTTGGAATTCTGGTTATTATCGTGTCAATTGCAGGACTATGGTTCCCGCTTCTGGGATATTTCCTGCTGCTAGTATTTGCAACACTGCTTATAACAAGTATTTCCCGCGGAAGATGGTTCTGCGGAAACCTCTGCCCAAGAGGAAGTTTTAATGACTTCTGGGTCGGGAAAATAACACAGGGAAAGAAAATACCTAAAATACTCAGAAGTTACTGGGTCAGAATACCCATCTTCATGCTTATGATGGGATTTATGGCTTACAGACTCCTTAACACCCACGGACTTATTAACCAGATAGGCATGGTTTTTGTCATCATGTGCCTGGTTACAACTTCAATCGCACTGGTCGCAGGAACAACATTCAGCCCTCGTACCTGGTGTACATTCTGCCCAATGGGAACTGTACAGAACCTCATTGGTGGTAAAAAGTACCAGCTCCAGACAGATGAATCAAAGTGCATCAACTGTAACAAGTGCGAAAAGGTCTGCCCAATGCAGCTTGATGTCCATACAAATGGTCCAAAACCTGACTGTATCAAGTGCGGAAGATGCATAACAGCATGTCCAACCAAAGCACTGTCATTTAAAGCTTAA
- a CDS encoding DUF2115 domain-containing protein, whose amino-acid sequence MNTTELLLSLQKDSLSINNADISLARAYAMEAVEHVPEPYKTIYSADYFVFLYESFLEIRKCRPDEIIIQEIDPEEYEKALSSIKEKNDIADRKRDAMNRFISIVHIFLTFIVKKPLHPVGMIFPGGLKITEDGTFYYCPVKDKQTETGISFCEFCICKDSEEQ is encoded by the coding sequence ATGAATACAACCGAACTCCTTCTTTCTCTACAAAAAGACAGCCTAAGCATCAACAATGCAGACATAAGTCTTGCACGAGCCTATGCAATGGAAGCTGTAGAACACGTTCCAGAGCCTTACAAAACTATCTATTCAGCCGATTATTTTGTATTTCTCTATGAGAGCTTCCTGGAAATCCGAAAATGCAGGCCAGATGAAATTATAATTCAGGAAATCGACCCAGAAGAATACGAAAAAGCTCTTAGCAGCATAAAAGAGAAGAATGATATTGCTGACAGGAAAAGAGATGCTATGAATCGGTTTATTAGCATCGTTCATATCTTCCTTACTTTCATAGTCAAAAAACCACTGCATCCGGTGGGGATGATTTTTCCCGGTGGTCTGAAAATAACAGAGGATGGAACTTTTTATTATTGTCCGGTCAAGGACAAACAAACTGAAACCGGGATCTCATTTTGTGAGTTCTGTATCTGTAAGGACAGTGAAGAACAGTAA
- a CDS encoding O-acetylhomoserine aminocarboxypropyltransferase/cysteine synthase family protein, whose product MNKRNYGPNTLALHAGQEPDPATGSRAVPIYQTASYTFRDAEHAANLFGLKESGNIYTRLMNPTTDVLEKRVAAIEGGTGALAVSSGMSAITLATLGVTGPGDEIVAANNLYGGTYQLFNNTFKNLARKVAFVDSTKPEEFRNAITEKTKAIYTEIIGNPKLDVPNLEEISKIAHEAGIPLIVDNTVGIGIVKPIDLGADIVVLSATKFLGGHGTTIGGVIVDSGNFNWDNGKFPGLTEPDPGYHGLNYWEAFGDVPELGNVAFITKMRVHLLRDLGPALSPFNSFLLLQGLETLPLRVERHSSNALKIAEFLNKHPAVDWVNYPGLEDHPSHELATKYLKGKYGAILGFGIKGGLEAGKKFIDSVELLSHLANIGDAKTLVIHPASTTHQQLTTEERKSTGVTEDFIRMSVGLEDVEDMITDIDQALKRSQEL is encoded by the coding sequence ATGAACAAAAGAAACTATGGACCAAATACACTGGCTTTACATGCTGGCCAGGAACCTGACCCTGCAACCGGGTCGCGTGCTGTACCAATTTACCAGACAGCATCATACACATTCAGGGACGCAGAACATGCAGCCAATCTTTTCGGACTGAAAGAATCCGGCAACATTTATACCAGGCTCATGAACCCAACCACCGATGTGCTTGAGAAGAGAGTTGCTGCCATTGAAGGCGGCACTGGTGCACTTGCAGTTTCCTCTGGGATGTCCGCCATCACTCTTGCAACACTTGGTGTAACCGGTCCCGGAGATGAGATTGTTGCAGCCAATAACCTCTACGGTGGAACTTATCAGTTATTCAATAACACCTTCAAGAATCTTGCAAGAAAAGTTGCCTTTGTAGATTCAACAAAACCTGAAGAATTCAGAAATGCAATTACTGAAAAAACGAAGGCAATATACACAGAGATAATTGGAAATCCTAAACTTGATGTACCAAACCTCGAGGAAATTTCAAAGATAGCACATGAAGCAGGAATACCACTCATAGTTGACAATACAGTGGGAATCGGAATTGTAAAACCAATTGACCTTGGTGCTGATATTGTGGTACTTTCTGCAACCAAATTCCTCGGAGGACATGGAACAACCATCGGGGGAGTGATTGTTGATTCCGGAAATTTCAACTGGGATAATGGAAAGTTCCCCGGACTTACAGAACCGGACCCCGGTTATCACGGACTTAACTACTGGGAAGCATTCGGTGATGTTCCAGAACTTGGAAACGTTGCATTCATAACCAAGATGAGAGTTCACCTGCTGCGTGATCTCGGACCGGCACTTAGTCCTTTTAATTCATTCCTGTTACTTCAGGGACTGGAAACACTTCCACTGAGAGTTGAAAGACATAGCAGTAATGCACTCAAAATTGCAGAGTTCCTGAATAAGCACCCTGCTGTTGATTGGGTGAACTATCCGGGACTTGAAGACCATCCAAGTCATGAACTTGCAACAAAGTACCTGAAAGGAAAATATGGCGCAATTCTTGGGTTTGGAATCAAAGGCGGGCTTGAAGCAGGAAAGAAATTCATTGACAGCGTTGAACTGCTCTCACATCTTGCAAACATTGGTGATGCGAAGACACTTGTTATTCATCCTGCATCTACAACACATCAGCAGTTGACCACTGAAGAAAGAAAGTCCACAGGAGTTACTGAGGATTTTATCCGCATGTCAGTCGGACTTGAGGATGTGGAAGATATGATAACTGATATCGACCAGGCACTGAAGAGGTCACAGGAACTATGA
- a CDS encoding SMI1/KNR4 family protein: MNCDEIEWLFILDPIGDKEISEVENIFGIKFPNDYKECIKKYHGGSPKLSCFDFKERKGAVFNNLLSFEPNDKYDYIVKIRNIVEGMVECIYPFAADPFGNFICFDYRDGKNKSPKVVFWDHEIAYVCHICDSFTELISKLYKHE; this comes from the coding sequence TTGAATTGTGATGAAATAGAATGGCTCTTTATCCTTGATCCTATTGGTGACAAGGAAATATCTGAAGTTGAAAATATATTCGGAATAAAATTTCCAAATGATTACAAAGAATGCATCAAAAAGTATCATGGAGGAAGTCCAAAACTCAGTTGTTTTGACTTTAAAGAACGCAAAGGAGCTGTGTTCAATAATCTATTAAGTTTTGAACCTAATGACAAATATGATTATATTGTTAAAATTAGGAATATTGTTGAAGGGATGGTAGAATGTATTTATCCTTTTGCGGCAGATCCATTTGGCAATTTTATTTGTTTTGATTATCGAGATGGAAAGAACAAATCTCCAAAGGTTGTATTCTGGGATCATGAAATTGCTTACGTTTGTCATATTTGTGATAGTTTTACAGAACTTATTTCAAAATTATATAAACATGAATGA
- a CDS encoding HTH domain-containing protein, which produces MVDFACKEFEIEAVIKCGLNLTKAELQILKYFLQYGQDWLTTEKIAEELELNLSTVQRSVKKLYERKILIRSQNNMDGGGYFFVYKIRSKKDIHELIMEIVNSWVKRVDSELQSWADENQ; this is translated from the coding sequence ATGGTTGACTTTGCCTGTAAAGAGTTTGAGATTGAAGCTGTAATAAAATGTGGATTGAACCTGACAAAAGCCGAACTACAGATATTGAAGTATTTCCTGCAATACGGGCAGGACTGGCTTACTACAGAAAAAATTGCTGAAGAGCTTGAACTTAATCTTTCAACTGTCCAGAGAAGTGTGAAGAAACTCTACGAAAGAAAAATTCTCATCCGTTCCCAGAACAACATGGACGGTGGAGGATACTTCTTTGTATACAAGATACGCAGCAAGAAGGACATTCATGAACTTATCATGGAAATCGTCAACAGCTGGGTTAAGAGAGTGGACAGTGAATTGCAGTCATGGGCTGATGAGAATCAGTAG
- a CDS encoding VWA domain-containing protein, which produces MVSFENPGIFWLILPVLIAGLYLLKKGTKKGLIISRIIVAILLITALASPFILVASVTSDDNPNIVIISDETDSMEIFSNESATELYEALTAKTPTSLVRLTGDSTALGDAIVQYSTGDNQIVLVSDGNSNTGEDVETALQFAQEMGTTVYYVQPEVEYNDISVEIEGDKTVVRNNENQFNIIVTQALEQEIRYTYELYSDDTLISSRTITQTERTKTIPITQVTFRTLGAHTLRTEIIPSSFDYDPINNEFYKAIYAIPKPKIRTIGLDVNSPLADILLNLYDVSRTGELANIDSRKAIVVDNTHANTFSESEVEELKSFLNDGKGIVVVGGDSSYNFGDYLNSSFEEILPIRSEPTDWTGGRSIVLVLDLSSSLAAQDVAFNKSKSYLETSEIDEILSMANSIIDNEDLRDSDLSVITFTDSAQEVSDGFIVLSNENDREDLMDIVSHLEPPYTEDSHIEKALSYAEEELNQKGGQSLVIIISDGGIGVNSEVYSDSVEIASRMHDNGIDFIFIHDYSIDTNNQKDSNGDYYAESFIYSIGQTDGYYFVEDTYTVDIDFGTADEDEPDFEEETDSGDFPLIELNSKHFITKNIEIEGSVTGYNDVTPKAGADRLIITSTGKPILTTWRYGLGRVASITTDDGLGGDNMWATELYSGNNSKLISSTVNWVIGNPIEESGAVVEADDTWYGTPTTIELTMYDEGIPTLKLDDETLDLSLTGTNVYEAVIEPDSIGMHYLSGYPVAVNYALEYRNMGVNEDMPSLIIANGGTIYGSVTEARSGIFEKAQENSEKLVKESVSQKYYFLIAALILFLGEVIIRRMKEIKEMKQQEKEIRHED; this is translated from the coding sequence ATGGTAAGTTTTGAAAATCCGGGAATATTCTGGCTTATATTGCCAGTTCTTATTGCAGGACTTTATCTTCTGAAAAAGGGAACTAAAAAAGGACTTATTATATCACGTATCATTGTTGCCATTTTGCTTATTACTGCCCTGGCATCACCTTTCATATTAGTCGCAAGTGTCACTTCAGACGACAATCCGAATATTGTGATAATCTCCGATGAAACAGATAGTATGGAGATATTCTCAAACGAATCAGCAACTGAACTTTATGAAGCTCTTACTGCAAAAACACCGACATCACTTGTACGTCTTACCGGAGACAGCACTGCACTTGGTGATGCCATTGTGCAATATTCCACAGGAGATAACCAGATTGTGCTGGTTTCTGACGGTAACAGCAATACGGGAGAAGATGTGGAAACAGCACTGCAATTTGCACAGGAAATGGGAACCACTGTATACTATGTACAGCCGGAAGTGGAGTACAACGACATCAGTGTTGAAATTGAAGGTGACAAGACCGTTGTACGTAACAACGAGAACCAGTTCAACATCATTGTCACACAGGCACTGGAACAGGAAATCAGGTACACTTATGAACTATACAGCGATGACACACTAATAAGCAGTCGTACCATTACCCAGACAGAACGTACAAAAACAATACCAATTACACAGGTCACATTCAGAACTCTGGGAGCACACACCCTGAGAACTGAAATTATACCCTCAAGCTTTGATTATGACCCAATAAATAATGAATTCTACAAAGCGATCTATGCGATCCCAAAACCAAAGATAAGGACAATTGGACTTGATGTTAATTCCCCGCTTGCAGATATATTGCTTAATCTCTACGATGTTTCAAGAACCGGAGAACTTGCAAACATTGACAGTCGCAAGGCAATAGTTGTCGATAATACTCATGCAAACACTTTCAGTGAGAGCGAAGTAGAAGAACTGAAAAGTTTCCTCAACGATGGAAAAGGAATTGTTGTTGTTGGCGGTGACAGTTCCTATAACTTCGGCGACTATCTCAATTCATCCTTTGAAGAAATACTTCCTATTCGCTCTGAGCCAACTGACTGGACTGGCGGAAGAAGTATTGTGCTTGTTCTCGATCTATCAAGTAGTCTTGCAGCACAAGATGTGGCGTTTAACAAATCAAAATCATACTTAGAAACCAGTGAGATTGATGAAATATTGTCCATGGCAAACAGTATTATTGATAATGAAGATCTTCGTGATTCAGACCTATCCGTTATTACATTTACTGATAGTGCACAAGAAGTATCAGATGGATTTATTGTACTATCTAATGAAAATGACAGAGAAGACCTAATGGACATAGTTTCACATTTAGAACCACCATATACAGAAGATTCACATATAGAAAAAGCATTGTCATATGCAGAAGAGGAACTAAACCAAAAAGGTGGACAATCCCTGGTTATTATTATCTCGGACGGAGGAATTGGAGTCAATTCTGAAGTTTATAGTGACAGCGTCGAAATAGCATCCAGAATGCATGATAATGGTATAGATTTCATATTTATACATGATTATTCAATAGATACAAACAACCAGAAAGATAGTAACGGTGATTATTATGCAGAATCATTTATCTATTCAATTGGCCAAACTGATGGATATTATTTTGTTGAAGATACCTATACTGTAGACATTGATTTTGGAACTGCTGATGAGGATGAACCGGACTTTGAGGAAGAAACTGATTCGGGTGATTTCCCCCTGATAGAACTTAACTCCAAGCATTTCATCACAAAGAACATTGAGATTGAAGGCAGTGTCACTGGTTACAATGACGTTACACCAAAAGCCGGAGCTGACAGGCTTATCATAACAAGTACAGGTAAACCAATACTTACCACATGGAGATACGGACTTGGGAGAGTAGCCTCAATAACCACTGATGATGGACTTGGCGGTGACAATATGTGGGCAACTGAGCTTTACTCTGGCAACAACTCCAAACTTATTTCGTCAACTGTTAACTGGGTAATTGGAAATCCAATTGAGGAAAGTGGAGCTGTTGTTGAAGCAGATGACACATGGTATGGTACTCCTACCACAATTGAACTTACAATGTATGATGAAGGCATTCCAACATTGAAGCTTGATGATGAAACACTTGACCTGTCACTTACCGGAACTAATGTCTATGAAGCTGTTATCGAACCGGATTCAATAGGAATGCACTATCTTTCAGGCTATCCGGTGGCAGTGAACTACGCCCTTGAATACAGGAATATGGGAGTAAATGAAGATATGCCAAGTCTTATAATAGCAAATGGTGGGACCATATATGGTTCGGTAACCGAGGCAAGATCAGGTATATTTGAGAAAGCGCAGGAAAATTCTGAAAAACTGGTAAAGGAAAGTGTAAGCCAGAAATACTATTTCCTGATTGCAGCCCTCATATTATTCCTTGGTGAAGTAATCATTAGAAGGATGAAAGAAATAAAGGAAATGAAACAACAGGAAAAAGAAATCAGGCATGAAGACTGA
- a CDS encoding GTP-binding protein, which yields MKVSIIGGATGSGKTTLILKLAKYLNLKGEKIGVIVQETGEVDYDEKTLTELGIKTREVNSVCIPCSLDTDIRSNLLTIQEEFNPDSVFIEAEETVLPHKLKADLERMELVDVQLLPSVVLVDSPEFETADDQLTEYVRKQTAGAEIVCIGKVWLDTDEHSDAVSKLIRNLNLDAKVLKYPESDDENFLAQLLG from the coding sequence ATGAAAGTCAGTATTATAGGCGGAGCTACAGGCAGTGGTAAAACCACCCTCATTCTGAAGCTTGCAAAATATCTTAACTTGAAGGGGGAGAAAATCGGAGTCATAGTTCAGGAAACAGGTGAAGTGGATTATGATGAGAAGACACTCACAGAACTTGGAATTAAGACAAGGGAAGTAAACAGTGTGTGCATTCCATGCTCCCTTGACACAGATATTCGAAGTAATCTCCTGACAATACAGGAAGAGTTTAATCCTGATTCCGTTTTCATTGAAGCAGAGGAAACTGTGCTTCCTCACAAACTGAAAGCAGATCTTGAAAGAATGGAACTTGTCGACGTGCAACTTCTACCCTCTGTTGTACTTGTTGATTCACCTGAATTTGAAACAGCAGACGACCAGCTTACGGAATATGTCAGAAAACAAACAGCAGGTGCAGAAATTGTTTGCATTGGTAAAGTGTGGTTGGATACTGATGAACATTCCGATGCTGTCAGTAAGCTTATCAGAAATCTTAACCTTGATGCAAAGGTGCTTAAGTATCCTGAAAGCGATGATGAAAATTTCCTGGCACAATTGCTGGGATAA
- a CDS encoding hybrid sensor histidine kinase/response regulator, producing the protein MTDSQDLKILFVEDVPEDLELAKRKIKSSGLEFESFLAEKEDEFLKGLYEFKPDIIISDYMLPEFDGMRALELALTYNINIPFIILTGSMNEEIAVEAMKAGATDYILKERISRLPFAIREAIDVKKALVEKKIALNALKSMSEIVQQSPFSVISTNLEGIITSWNKGAERIFGYTSEEALGRNVSILYHKNDFDVLQNYVIEPLLAKGYNQVQVRLLRKGGELFIGSLSLWVVKDGAGNPIGMVGYTYDITKEVEAENELRIKDQAIESDIDGIVLVDLNGNLTYANSAACSMWGYADKEEVIGKKITDFLASDEDGERILNELKEHAFKSEFKAVRKDGSEFPVWLSASRIRDSDGKIVSYMGSLVDYTEKKKAEDALETSEQMYRLLAENTLDCIWSMDMNLNFTYGNHAVYNILGYLPEEWIGSNLKDHCDEENFNKMKEYIGIGMQKAPISEGIRFQVDVLNKEGHSVPVEIIGKLIFDENGAPVCLQGTTRDVTKRVEAENALKESEERLELALRVSEHGFWVWDLDQNDFYFNPKAYTMLGYEDNEFPMSIDVWSNMMHPDDRKQVIPEIINCVNKRKPFSFEIRMTGKSSDWIWVLVKGNTFNLKSKKHWAIGTLVDITERKKTEEQMLLARIAAEEANRCKNELLANMNHELRTPLNSIIGFSDVLLTGSLGQVSAEQEKYLRLMNNEGHRLLSLINHVLDLSKIESDGITLNFSNFDPVLVAENVMESTEMLAKKKNIRASMSTDRNIGTITADVDKFREILYNLIENALKFTPQSGNIVVVMNRKDEEIEVSVQDTGIGIAEEDRERIFDAFVQVDGSTTRRYGGAGLGLVLVREYLKMHNGCIRVESEAGKGSKFIFKIPVYPVRKEKSEYKTPMKRGICRPKYQQQSQSPKP; encoded by the coding sequence ATGACTGATAGTCAGGATCTAAAAATTCTGTTTGTAGAAGACGTACCCGAAGACCTGGAACTTGCCAAAAGGAAAATAAAAAGCAGTGGCCTTGAGTTTGAATCTTTTCTGGCGGAAAAGGAAGATGAATTTTTAAAAGGCCTGTATGAATTCAAACCTGACATAATCATATCAGACTACATGCTGCCTGAATTTGATGGTATGCGGGCACTTGAACTGGCACTTACATACAACATCAACATACCTTTTATCATCCTTACAGGTTCCATGAACGAGGAAATAGCTGTTGAAGCCATGAAAGCCGGTGCTACGGATTATATTCTCAAGGAACGCATCAGCAGGTTACCATTTGCCATCAGGGAAGCTATTGATGTTAAAAAAGCACTGGTTGAAAAGAAAATAGCCCTGAATGCCCTTAAATCCATGTCAGAAATAGTGCAGCAATCCCCGTTTTCTGTTATTTCTACGAATCTGGAAGGGATAATAACAAGCTGGAACAAAGGAGCCGAAAGAATATTTGGTTATACATCCGAAGAAGCTCTGGGCAGGAATGTATCTATTCTCTATCATAAAAATGACTTTGATGTACTGCAAAATTATGTTATAGAACCTTTGCTTGCAAAAGGATACAACCAGGTACAAGTCAGGTTATTGCGAAAAGGAGGAGAACTTTTCATTGGGTCTCTCTCACTATGGGTGGTAAAAGACGGCGCAGGGAATCCTATTGGAATGGTGGGTTACACATATGACATCACCAAAGAAGTGGAAGCTGAAAATGAGCTCAGGATAAAAGACCAGGCAATTGAATCCGACATTGATGGAATTGTGCTAGTTGACCTGAATGGAAACCTTACATATGCAAATAGTGCAGCGTGCAGTATGTGGGGCTATGCAGACAAAGAAGAAGTTATCGGTAAGAAGATAACAGATTTTCTGGCGTCAGATGAAGATGGTGAACGAATACTGAATGAACTAAAAGAACATGCTTTTAAATCCGAGTTCAAGGCAGTTAGAAAAGACGGCTCTGAGTTTCCTGTATGGTTATCTGCATCGAGGATCAGGGACAGCGATGGAAAGATAGTTTCTTACATGGGTTCACTTGTAGATTATACTGAGAAAAAGAAAGCTGAAGATGCACTTGAAACCAGTGAACAGATGTACCGGCTGCTTGCCGAGAACACACTTGATTGTATCTGGTCCATGGATATGAACCTGAATTTTACATATGGAAACCATGCCGTTTACAATATACTCGGATATCTTCCGGAAGAGTGGATCGGATCAAATTTAAAAGATCATTGTGATGAAGAGAATTTCAATAAAATGAAAGAATATATCGGTATCGGTATGCAAAAAGCCCCAATTTCTGAGGGCATTCGTTTTCAGGTTGACGTGCTTAATAAAGAAGGTCATTCAGTACCCGTAGAAATAATCGGTAAACTAATTTTCGATGAAAACGGAGCACCTGTTTGTTTACAGGGAACCACAAGAGACGTTACTAAGAGAGTGGAAGCCGAAAACGCCCTGAAAGAAAGTGAAGAAAGACTGGAACTTGCACTAAGGGTTTCTGAACATGGATTCTGGGTTTGGGATCTTGACCAGAATGATTTCTATTTCAATCCAAAAGCATACACTATGCTAGGTTATGAAGACAATGAGTTTCCCATGTCAATAGACGTATGGAGTAACATGATGCATCCTGATGACAGGAAGCAGGTAATTCCCGAAATCATTAATTGTGTAAATAAAAGAAAGCCCTTTAGTTTTGAGATACGAATGACAGGTAAATCCAGTGATTGGATCTGGGTGCTGGTAAAGGGAAATACCTTTAATCTGAAAAGTAAAAAGCATTGGGCAATCGGAACCCTTGTTGATATTACAGAAAGGAAGAAGACTGAAGAGCAAATGTTGCTTGCAAGAATAGCAGCCGAGGAAGCTAACCGCTGCAAAAATGAACTGCTGGCAAACATGAACCATGAACTCAGGACACCGCTTAACTCAATCATTGGATTTTCAGATGTACTTCTGACTGGAAGCCTTGGACAGGTCAGCGCTGAACAGGAAAAATACCTTCGTCTTATGAACAACGAAGGTCACAGGCTTTTGAGCCTTATCAACCACGTACTGGACCTTTCAAAAATAGAATCTGATGGTATAACTCTTAATTTTTCAAACTTCGATCCGGTTTTGGTTGCTGAAAATGTTATGGAATCCACAGAGATGCTTGCTAAGAAAAAGAACATAAGAGCAAGCATGAGTACCGATAGAAATATTGGCACTATAACTGCCGATGTTGACAAGTTCAGGGAAATACTCTACAACCTAATAGAAAATGCACTCAAATTCACACCCCAAAGCGGGAATATTGTTGTTGTTATGAACAGGAAAGATGAAGAGATAGAAGTTTCAGTTCAGGACACTGGAATTGGGATTGCAGAAGAAGACAGAGAAAGAATATTTGATGCATTTGTGCAGGTGGATGGTTCCACCACAAGAAGATATGGAGGAGCCGGACTTGGGCTTGTACTTGTAAGAGAGTACCTGAAAATGCATAACGGATGCATCCGTGTTGAAAGTGAAGCCGGCAAGGGTAGCAAGTTCATTTTTAAGATTCCCGTATATCCTGTCAGGAAAGAGAAATCTGAATATAAAACCCCTATGAAAAGAGGGATTTGCAGGCCAAAGTACCAGCAACAGTCCCAATCACCTAAACCGTAA
- the metX gene encoding homoserine O-acetyltransferase MetX, protein MKKESVGIVETEIFNLPGELVLDSGKKLKNVNVAYETYGKLNPQKSNAILICHALTGDAHAAGLHSGESKTGWWDVLIGPGKTIDTNRYFVICSNVLGGCKGSTGPSCINPETGKEYGTSFPFITIKDMVKVQKELIDHLGIKKLFAVIGGSMGGTQVLQWSVTYPDSLSKAIVIASTARSSPQQIAFSEVGRMAILSDPDWNNGDYYSGNAPIHGLALARMIGHITYLSDDSMHHKFGRRLQDKKDLDYNLGFDFQVESYLHYQGQSFTKRFDANSYLYITKALDYFDLAVNGSLIEGMKKARAKFLVVAVSSDWLYPPYQSKEVVSALSANDIDVTYREIESNYGHDAFLLESGQLGYIIGNFLSHTLVSDIMKREIKTIRNGLSIEETAQVMFESGITHLPVVDDENKLTGIITSWDISKAVALKCNSLDKIMVRDVITAKGNEDIESAAKKMEQNFISALPVVDDNNRIIGIIGSDEINRMIGGCQ, encoded by the coding sequence ATGAAGAAAGAATCTGTCGGGATAGTGGAGACTGAGATCTTCAACCTGCCGGGTGAACTGGTGCTTGATAGTGGTAAGAAGCTGAAGAATGTCAATGTAGCTTATGAAACTTATGGAAAACTAAACCCGCAAAAAAGCAATGCAATTCTTATCTGCCATGCACTCACAGGCGATGCGCATGCAGCAGGACTCCATAGTGGTGAAAGCAAAACCGGATGGTGGGATGTGCTTATTGGTCCCGGAAAGACCATTGATACTAACAGGTATTTTGTAATCTGTTCCAATGTACTTGGCGGATGCAAAGGGTCAACCGGACCTTCCTGCATAAACCCTGAAACAGGGAAAGAATACGGGACTTCTTTCCCTTTTATAACCATAAAGGACATGGTAAAAGTTCAGAAGGAGCTTATTGACCACCTTGGAATTAAGAAACTCTTTGCGGTTATCGGCGGTTCAATGGGAGGAACTCAGGTGCTGCAATGGTCTGTGACATATCCTGACAGTTTAAGTAAGGCTATTGTCATTGCGAGTACAGCCAGATCATCACCTCAGCAAATAGCATTCAGCGAGGTTGGAAGAATGGCAATACTCTCTGACCCGGACTGGAACAATGGAGATTATTACTCCGGTAATGCACCTATTCACGGGCTTGCACTGGCCAGAATGATTGGACATATAACCTATCTTAGTGATGATTCCATGCACCATAAATTTGGAAGGCGTCTTCAGGATAAAAAGGATCTGGATTACAATCTTGGTTTTGATTTCCAGGTGGAGAGCTACCTTCATTATCAGGGGCAGTCTTTCACAAAAAGATTTGATGCAAATTCCTATCTTTACATTACAAAAGCCTTGGACTACTTTGACCTTGCAGTCAATGGCTCCCTGATAGAGGGGATGAAGAAGGCAAGGGCAAAGTTTCTGGTTGTAGCGGTAAGCTCTGACTGGCTTTACCCGCCTTACCAGTCAAAAGAAGTTGTGTCCGCATTGAGTGCAAATGACATTGATGTGACTTACAGGGAAATTGAGTCCAATTACGGACACGATGCTTTCCTGCTGGAATCCGGGCAATTAGGTTACATTATCGGCAACTTTCTTTCCCATACACTTGTTTCCGACATAATGAAAAGAGAGATAAAAACCATCAGGAATGGACTTAGTATTGAGGAAACGGCACAGGTAATGTTTGAAAGTGGGATTACACATCTGCCGGTTGTTGATGATGAAAACAAACTTACCGGAATAATAACTTCATGGGATATTTCAAAAGCTGTTGCCCTGAAATGTAATTCCCTTGACAAAATCATGGTAAGGGATGTGATCACGGCAAAAGGAAACGAGGATATTGAAAGTGCTGCAAAGAAAATGGAACAGAATTTCATCTCTGCACTCCCTGTTGTTGATGATAATAACCGGATTATCGGCATCATTGGAAGCGATGAAATCAACCGGATGATAGGCGGGTGTCAGTGA